One Nocardia farcinica genomic region harbors:
- the dapA gene encoding 4-hydroxy-tetrahydrodipicolinate synthase: MTNGESTPTELRASGTVGVAMVTPFSADGKLDVDAGVSLAAHLVDRGVDLLAISGTTGESPTTTESEKFDLLHAVVDAVGDRATVIAGAGTYDTAHSIELARNAERAGAHGLLVVTPYYSRPSQDGLYAHFTAVADATDLPVTLYDIPPRSIIPIGPETLRRLADHPRIVAVKDAKGDLNSGADIIAHTSLDYYSGDDCLNLPWLSIGAVGFISVIGHLVPERLREMYDAFVAGDVVRAREINASLVPLNAAMARLGGVSMTKAGLRLLGIDVGEPRLPQLMPNTAQLDQLSADLRTAGVLV; this comes from the coding sequence ATGACGAACGGTGAATCGACGCCAACGGAGCTGCGTGCGTCCGGCACGGTAGGTGTCGCGATGGTGACCCCCTTCAGTGCCGACGGCAAGCTGGATGTCGACGCCGGGGTATCGCTGGCCGCCCATCTCGTCGACCGCGGCGTCGACCTGCTCGCCATCTCCGGCACCACCGGCGAGTCGCCGACCACCACCGAGTCGGAGAAGTTCGATCTGCTGCACGCCGTCGTCGACGCCGTCGGCGACCGCGCCACCGTCATCGCGGGCGCGGGCACCTATGACACCGCCCACTCCATCGAGCTGGCCCGCAACGCCGAGCGCGCGGGCGCGCACGGCCTGCTCGTCGTCACCCCGTACTACTCCCGGCCGAGCCAGGACGGCCTCTACGCGCACTTCACCGCCGTCGCCGATGCGACCGATCTGCCGGTGACGCTCTACGACATTCCACCCAGATCGATCATTCCGATCGGCCCCGAAACCCTGCGCAGGCTCGCCGACCACCCGCGCATCGTCGCGGTGAAGGACGCCAAGGGCGACCTCAACTCCGGCGCGGACATCATCGCGCACACCAGCCTGGACTACTACTCCGGCGACGACTGCCTCAACCTGCCGTGGCTGTCCATCGGCGCGGTGGGCTTCATCAGCGTGATCGGTCACCTGGTCCCCGAGCGGCTCCGGGAGATGTACGACGCCTTCGTCGCCGGTGACGTGGTGCGCGCCCGCGAGATCAACGCGAGCCTGGTGCCCTTGAACGCCGCGATGGCCCGCCTCGGCGGCGTGTCCATGACCAAGGCCGGTTTGCGCCTGCTCGGCATCGACGTGGGCGAGCCCCGGCTGCCGCAGCTCATGCCCAACACCGCCCAACTCGATCAGCTGTCCGCGGATCTGCGGACAGCGGGGGTTCTCGTATGA
- a CDS encoding winged helix-turn-helix domain-containing protein, with amino-acid sequence MRRMSAAAARRTALAAQGFGRRRGGTPTRRTVLDVLGRTQLLQLDSVSAVVRAHYAPVFSRIGGYDRGLLDEAAWSHSARKPRRLVEYWAHEAALIPVADWPLMRWRMEKYRHGRWAGMRRALERNPTLGNDILDVIREAGACTAGEVERHLELDRPRPKGSWWNLSDTKLVCEQLFAAGELSVDRRVGFSRYYDLAERVVPPEVSARSVPQDEAVRELILRSATALGVATETDLRDYYRLHRSQSAPAIADLVDAGELEPVTVTGWDKPAYLRAGAVTPRKVEGAALLCPFDPLIFFRPRTERVFDFHYRIEIYTPEPQRVYGYYVFPFLLDDQLVGRVDLRAERAAGRLLVPGAFVEPGHDPVRVAAALAGSLREMADWLELDDVVIGERGDLAAELAAAQPSRSGLSRPGVSRLVP; translated from the coding sequence ATGCGGAGGATGAGTGCGGCCGCGGCCCGGCGCACGGCGTTGGCGGCGCAGGGGTTCGGCAGGCGGCGGGGTGGCACGCCGACGCGGCGCACGGTGCTCGATGTCCTCGGCAGAACTCAACTGCTGCAATTGGATTCGGTGTCGGCGGTGGTGCGGGCCCATTACGCGCCGGTGTTCAGCCGGATCGGCGGCTACGACCGGGGGTTGCTCGACGAGGCCGCGTGGAGTCATTCGGCGCGCAAGCCGCGGCGGCTGGTCGAGTACTGGGCGCACGAGGCGGCGCTGATCCCGGTCGCGGACTGGCCGCTGATGCGGTGGCGGATGGAGAAGTACCGGCACGGCCGCTGGGCGGGCATGCGGCGGGCGCTCGAACGCAACCCCACCCTCGGCAACGACATCCTCGACGTGATCCGCGAGGCGGGCGCCTGCACCGCGGGCGAGGTGGAGCGCCATCTGGAGCTGGATCGTCCGCGCCCCAAGGGGTCCTGGTGGAATCTCAGCGACACCAAGCTCGTCTGCGAGCAGCTCTTCGCCGCCGGTGAGCTGTCCGTCGACCGCCGCGTCGGCTTCAGCCGGTACTACGACCTCGCCGAACGGGTGGTACCGCCGGAGGTGTCGGCTCGCTCGGTGCCGCAGGACGAGGCCGTGCGGGAGCTGATTCTCCGGTCCGCGACCGCCCTCGGCGTCGCCACCGAGACCGACCTGCGCGACTACTACCGGCTGCACCGCTCGCAGAGCGCACCGGCGATCGCGGATCTGGTGGACGCGGGTGAGCTCGAGCCGGTGACGGTGACCGGCTGGGACAAGCCCGCCTATCTGCGCGCCGGTGCGGTGACGCCGCGGAAGGTCGAGGGCGCCGCCCTGCTGTGTCCGTTCGACCCGCTGATCTTCTTCCGGCCGCGCACCGAGCGGGTCTTCGACTTCCATTACCGCATCGAGATCTACACGCCCGAACCCCAACGGGTGTACGGCTATTACGTTTTCCCGTTCCTGCTGGACGATCAGCTCGTGGGCCGGGTCGATCTGCGCGCCGAGCGGGCGGCGGGCCGGTTGCTGGTGCCCGGCGCGTTCGTGGAGCCCGGCCACGACCCGGTGCGGGTGGCCGCCGCGCTGGCCGGATCGTTGCGCGAAATGGCGGACTGGCTGGAACTCGACGACGTGGTGATCGGCGAGCGCGGCGATCTCGCCGCCGAGCTCGCCGCGGCTCAGCCTTCCCGCTCGGGGTTGTCGCGGCCCGGGGTGTCGCGCCTGGTGCCGTAG
- a CDS encoding toxin-antitoxin system HicB family antitoxin, translating to MNLEKYTAQLRENLIAAAALGDEKTQATAAALAAATENSARLVLLAALSDLAAEVSTTLGDRTVHVSMSGTDAVVDVRKDPAADEPPTFEEMTGDISRVTLRLVEQMKAKAEEAAAASGVSLNSWLSRAVDGALREQMRSYGTRRDTPGRDNPEREG from the coding sequence ATGAATCTGGAGAAGTACACCGCCCAGCTGCGCGAGAACCTGATCGCGGCGGCCGCCCTGGGTGACGAGAAGACCCAGGCCACCGCCGCCGCGCTGGCCGCGGCCACCGAGAACTCGGCCCGGCTGGTGCTGCTCGCGGCGCTGTCCGACCTCGCCGCCGAGGTCAGCACGACGCTGGGCGACCGTACCGTCCACGTCTCGATGAGCGGCACCGACGCCGTCGTCGATGTGCGCAAGGATCCGGCCGCCGACGAACCCCCGACCTTCGAGGAGATGACCGGCGACATCAGCCGGGTCACCCTGCGCCTGGTCGAGCAGATGAAGGCCAAGGCCGAGGAGGCCGCCGCCGCCAGCGGCGTCTCGCTGAACTCCTGGCTCTCCCGCGCCGTGGACGGCGCGCTCCGCGAGCAGATGCGCAGCTACGGCACCAGGCGCGACACCCCGGGCCGCGACAACCCCGAGCGGGAAGGCTGA